The following proteins are co-located in the Phocoena phocoena chromosome 1, mPhoPho1.1, whole genome shotgun sequence genome:
- the CHI3L1 gene encoding LOW QUALITY PROTEIN: chitinase-3-like protein 1 (The sequence of the model RefSeq protein was modified relative to this genomic sequence to represent the inferred CDS: inserted 1 base in 1 codon; substituted 1 base at 1 genomic stop codon), which yields MGLRVAQTGFVVLVLPRACAAYKLICYYTSWSQYREGDGSCFPDAIDPFLCTHIXYSFASISNSAIDTWEWNDVTLYDTLNTLKNRNPSLKTLLFVGGWNFGSQRFSKIASNTWSRRTFIKSVPPFLRTHGFDGLDLAWLNPGRRNKQHLTTLIKEMEAEFAREAQAGAEQLLLSAAVSAGKIAIDRGYDIAQISRHLHFISLLTYDFYGAXRQTIAHNSPLFRGQEDTSSDRFSNSDYAVSYVLRLGAQANKLVMGIPTFGRSFTLASSKTDVGAPTSGPGIPGRFTKEKGTLAYYEICDFLRGATVHRLLGQQVPYATKGNQWVGYDDQESIKNKVQYLRNRQLAGAMVWALDLDDFQGTLCGQNLHFPLTSAIKDALAEV from the exons ATGGGTCTGAGGGTGGCTCAGACAG GTTTTGTGGTCCTGGTGTTGCCCAGAGCT T GTGCTGCATACAAGCTGATCTGCTACTACACCAGCTGGTCCCAGTACCGGGAGGGCGATGGGAGCTGCTTCCCAGACGCCATTGACCCCTTCCTCTGTACCCACA TCTACAGCTTTGCCAGCATAAGCAACAGTGCGATCGACACCTGGGAGTGGAATGATGTGACGCTCTATGACACACTGAACACACTCAAGAACAG GAATCCCAGCCTGAAGACCCTTCTATTTGTTGGAGGATGGAACTTTGGTTCTCAAAG ATTTTCCAAAATAGCCTCCAACACCTGGAGTCGCAGAACCTTCATCAAGTCGGTGCCACCATTTCTGCGGACCCATGGCTTTGATGGACTGGACCTAGCCTGGCTCAACCCCGGGCGGAGAAACAAGCAGCATCTCACCACTCTGATCAAG GAAATGGAGGCTGAGTTTGcaagggaagcccaggcaggagCAGAGCAACTCCTGCTCAGCGCGGCAGTGTCTGCTGGGAAGATTGCCATTGACAGAGGCTATGACATCGCCCAGATATCCCG ACACCTGCACTTCATCAGCCTTCTGACCTACGACTTTTATGGAGCGTAGCGCCAGACCATAGCACATAACAGCCCCCTATTCCGAGGCCAGGAAGATACAAGTTCTGACAGATTCAGCAATTCT GACTACGCTGTGAGCTATGTGTTGAGGCTGGGGGCCCAGGCCAATAAGCTGGTGATGGGTATCCCCACTTTTGGGAGGAGCTTCACCCTGGCCTCTTCCAAGACAGATGTGGGAGCCCCAACCTCAGGGCCAGGAATACCAGGCCGGTTCACCAAGGAGAAAGGGACCCTCGCCTACTATGAG ATCTGTGACTTTCTCCGCGGAGCCACAGTCCATAGACTCCTTGGTCAGCAGGTCCCCTATGCCACTAAGGGCAACCAGTGGGTGGGGTATGACGACCAGGAGAGCATCAAAAACAAG GTGCAGTACCTGAGGAACAGGCAGCTGGCTGGCGCCATGGTGTGGGCCCTGGACTTGGATGACTTTCAGGGCACCTTGTGCGGACAGAATCTGCACTTCCCTCTCACCAGTGCCATCAAGGATGCGCTTGCTGAGGTGTAG
- the MYBPH gene encoding myosin-binding protein H, whose amino-acid sequence MHRPSSATTCALQPDPPAILAMRGKATGEALACGPEETASESTDVPTTEPSGEVAAPKSTGEEQAPKPQEPAPQAPAPAASKPAPPSEDVPSAPLLLAVEDVSDSSVTVSWEPPERLGKLGLQGYVLELRRQGALEWVPVNSRPMMVTQQTVRNLALGDKFFIRVAAVSSAGAGPPAVLDQPVHIQRIIEAPKIRVPRHLRQTYVRQVGEMINLQIPFQGNPKPQASWTHNGHALDSQRVSVRTGDQDSILFIRSAQRSDSGCYELTVQLEGLEAKAAIDILVIDKPGSPSSIRLLDVWGCNAALEWTPPQDTGNTEILGYTVQKADKKTGQWFTVLERYHPTTCTISDLIVGNSYSFRVFSENRCGLSASAAVTKELAHIQKTDIVAKPKSFVERDFSEAPSFTQPLADHTSTPGYSTQLFCSVRASPKPRIIWMKNKMDIQGDPKYRALSEQGVCTLEIRKPSPFDSGVYTCKAINVLGEASVDCRLEVKASATH is encoded by the exons ATGCACAGACCCTCCAGTGCTACTACCTGCGCCCTCCAGCCCGACCCTCCAGCAATCCTTGCAATGAGAGGAAaagccaccggggaagcccttgcCTGTGGTCCGGAGGAGACTGCCTCTGAGTCTACAGATGTGCCCACCACAGAGCCCTCTGGAGAAGTGGCGGCACCGAAGTCTACCGGGGAAGAGCAGGCTCCCAAGCCACAGGAGCCTGCCCCTCAGGCACCTGCCCCCGCAGCCTCTAAACCCGCACCTCCAAGTGAAG ATGTCCCCAGTGCCCCGCTGCTGCTGGCTGTGGAGGACGTGAGTGACAGCTCGGTGACTGTGAGCTGGGAACCCCCGGAGAGGCTAGGGAAGCTGGGGCTCCAGGGCTATGTTCTGGAACTCCGCCGACAGGGAG CCTTGGAGTGGGTGCCTGTGAATTCCCGGCCCATGATGGTGACCCAGCAGACGGTGCGGAACCTGGCTCTAGGTGACAAGTTCTTCATACGTGTGGCTGCAGTGAGCTCTGCAGGGGCTGGCCCACCAGCTGTGCTGGACCAGCCCGTCCACATCCAAAGGATCATCG AGGCCCCCAAGATCCGCGTTCCCCGCCACCTTCGTCAGACCTATGTCCGTCAGGTGGGAGAGATGATTAACCTGCAAATCCCCTTCCAG GGGAATCCCAAGCCTCAGGCCTCGTGGACCCACAACGGTCACGCCCTGGACAGCCAGCGGGTGAGTGTGCGCACCGGGGACCAGGACTCCATCCTCTTCATCCGCTCAGCCCAGCGCTCCGACTCAGGCTGCTATGAGCTCACAGTACAGCTGGAAGGCCTGGAGGCCAAGGCAGCCATCGACATCCTGGTGATCG ATAAACCTGGATCCCCCAGCAGCATCAGGCTACTGGATGTCTGGGGCTGCAACGCTGCCCTCGAGTGGACACCACCCCAGGACACAGGCAACACAGAGATCCTGGGCTACACGGTGCAGAAGGCAGACAAAAAGACAGGG CAATGGTTCACAGTGCTGGAGCGCTACCACCCGACCACCTGCACTATCTCAGACCTCATCGTGGGTAACTCTTACTCCTTCCGAGTCTTCTCGGAAAACCGGTGTGGACTCAGTGCCTCGGCGGCCGTCACCAAGGAGCTCGCCCACATCCAGAAGACAG ATATTGTTGCCAAACCTAAAAGTTTTGTTGAGCGAGACTTCTCAGAAGCCCCCTCGTTCACCCAGCCCCTGGCTGACCACACCTCCACCCCTGGCTACAGCACGCAGCTCTTCTGCAGTGTCCGAGCGTCACCCAAG CCCAGGATCATCTGGATGAAAAACAAGATGGACATCCAGGGTGATCCCAAATACCGCGCCCTCTCTGAGCAAGGTGTCTGCACCCTGGAGATCCGGAAACCCAGCCCCTTCGATTCCGGGGTCTACACCTGCAAGGCCATCAATGTGCTGGGGGAGGCGTCTGTGGACTGCCGGCTGGAGGTCAAAG CCTCAGCCACACACTGA